A genome region from Tolypothrix sp. PCC 7712 includes the following:
- a CDS encoding vWA domain-containing protein, translating to MSYPIPSKIWQRISIATILLLIPSVGIAILRQPATVAIPANQTPQSSAPIPPNHPDYQSLQALVQKYSCVVSIQNFGTRPITRAEFATVLNACVNRSNELIATNPNTVAPEDLKTLQRLQSEFAPELATLKKQTEELDATSNITPAEDNRKTESLPTLIPPLPTIPSGATAQEQVVNRPASPKLSAVRSVGRVAPEPQTGRFNTENYNRIDDNPFHRVSNDPLSTFSIDVDTASYSNVRRFITQGELPPKDAVRIEELINYFTYNYPQPKTDRPFSVTTEVAVAPWNSQHKLVQVGLQGKRLESQTLPPSNLVFLIDVSGSMGEPNKLPLVQQSLKLLVEKLRPEDRVSLVVYAGNAGLVLPATPGSQKSKILAAIERLEAGGSTAGGEGIELAYKIAKQNFIKSGNNRVILATDGDFNVGVSSDAELTRLIEQKREQGIFLTVLGFGTGNYKDSKMEQLADKGNGNYAYIDTLLEAKKVLVNDLRGTLFTIAKDVKIQVEFNPAKVQAYRLIGYENRLLQNQDFNDDKKDAGDIGAGHSVTALYEIIPTGINSDVKLPTVDPLRYQPSGAKSADTASNELMQVKLRYKLPQENTSQLITQTIQDDNVSVEQVTSTNLKFAAAVATFGMLLRDSEYKGNANYDLVMKLATQGKGEDQEGYRGEFIRLVEQSRELTAKK from the coding sequence ATGTCTTACCCGATTCCATCCAAAATCTGGCAGCGAATCAGCATTGCCACAATATTATTGTTGATACCATCCGTGGGAATTGCAATTTTACGTCAGCCTGCTACGGTTGCGATTCCAGCTAATCAGACTCCTCAAAGTTCAGCCCCTATTCCACCCAATCACCCCGATTACCAATCACTTCAAGCATTGGTACAAAAGTATAGTTGCGTTGTTTCCATCCAAAACTTTGGCACTCGGCCTATAACTCGGGCGGAGTTTGCTACTGTCTTAAATGCTTGTGTGAATCGGAGTAATGAGCTAATAGCCACTAATCCCAATACAGTTGCGCCAGAGGATCTCAAAACTCTACAACGCTTGCAATCCGAATTCGCACCAGAGTTAGCAACCCTGAAAAAACAAACAGAGGAATTGGATGCTACTAGTAACATCACTCCTGCTGAAGATAATCGCAAGACTGAATCTTTACCCACACTCATACCTCCACTCCCTACTATTCCCTCAGGCGCAACTGCTCAAGAGCAAGTTGTTAACCGCCCCGCCAGCCCTAAACTTTCAGCAGTTAGGAGTGTAGGAAGGGTTGCACCTGAACCACAAACGGGTAGATTCAACACAGAAAACTACAACCGGATTGATGACAATCCCTTTCATCGCGTCAGTAATGATCCTCTTTCCACCTTTTCCATTGATGTAGATACAGCATCCTACAGCAACGTGCGACGGTTTATTACCCAAGGAGAATTACCGCCCAAGGATGCAGTGCGAATTGAAGAATTGATTAACTACTTTACTTACAATTATCCACAACCAAAAACTGATCGCCCTTTTTCCGTCACGACAGAAGTTGCGGTTGCTCCCTGGAATTCGCAACATAAATTGGTACAGGTAGGTTTGCAAGGTAAACGTTTAGAAAGTCAAACTTTACCACCTAGCAACCTAGTATTTTTGATTGATGTCTCCGGTTCTATGGGTGAACCCAACAAATTACCCTTGGTGCAACAGTCCCTCAAATTGCTAGTAGAGAAACTGCGTCCTGAAGACCGGGTGAGTTTGGTAGTCTATGCAGGGAATGCGGGATTGGTGTTACCTGCTACTCCTGGTAGTCAGAAATCAAAAATTTTGGCAGCAATTGAGCGTTTGGAGGCTGGAGGCTCGACGGCTGGTGGTGAGGGCATTGAACTGGCCTATAAGATAGCCAAACAAAACTTCATTAAGTCTGGTAATAATAGAGTTATTTTAGCTACCGATGGAGATTTTAATGTCGGGGTTTCCAGTGATGCCGAACTAACAAGATTAATTGAACAGAAGCGAGAGCAAGGTATTTTTCTAACGGTGTTGGGATTTGGCACGGGCAATTATAAAGACTCAAAGATGGAACAACTGGCTGATAAGGGTAACGGCAACTACGCTTACATTGATACTCTATTGGAAGCCAAAAAAGTTTTAGTTAACGATCTCAGGGGCACTCTATTTACTATTGCTAAGGATGTGAAAATTCAGGTGGAATTTAATCCGGCAAAAGTTCAAGCTTATCGCTTGATTGGCTACGAAAACCGCTTGCTGCAAAATCAAGATTTCAATGACGACAAGAAAGATGCAGGTGATATTGGGGCGGGTCATTCTGTAACAGCGCTGTATGAAATCATTCCTACTGGCATTAACAGCGATGTGAAACTGCCAACAGTAGACCCCTTACGATATCAGCCTTCTGGTGCCAAATCAGCAGATACTGCTAGTAATGAGTTGATGCAGGTGAAACTGCGATATAAATTACCCCAAGAAAACACCAGTCAATTAATTACCCAAACCATCCAAGATGATAATGTCAGCGTTGAACAGGTAACCTCCACCAACCTGAAATTTGCTGCTGCGGTAGCTACCTTTGGGATGTTGCTACGTGACTCTGAGTATAAGGGAAATGCTAATTATGATTTAGTCATGAAATTGGCAACTCAAGGTAAGGGCGAAGACCAGGAGGGCTATCGAGGAGAGTTTATTCGCCTGGTAGAGCAATCTAGGGAGTTGACAGCCAAGAAATAA
- a CDS encoding Spx/MgsR family RNA polymerase-binding regulatory protein produces the protein MTLQVYGIPNCGTCKKAVTWLQANSIDYEFNNTKENPPTREQIQNWVKSLGSAPMRNTSGQSYRALGDAKKTWTDEQWIEAFTQDAMLLKRPIFVKDGTALAVGFKDENVIREKLGF, from the coding sequence ATGACCCTTCAAGTCTACGGTATTCCCAACTGCGGCACTTGCAAAAAAGCTGTTACATGGCTGCAAGCCAACAGCATAGACTATGAATTTAATAACACTAAAGAAAATCCACCCACTCGCGAGCAGATCCAAAACTGGGTAAAGTCTTTGGGTTCTGCTCCCATGCGGAATACCTCTGGTCAATCTTACCGTGCTTTAGGTGATGCCAAGAAGACATGGACAGACGAACAGTGGATTGAGGCTTTTACTCAAGATGCCATGCTGCTTAAACGTCCGATTTTCGTCAAAGATGGAACAGCCTTAGCGGTAGGTTTCAAAGATGAAAACGTGATTCGCGAAAAATTAGGGTTTTAA